The Rhodohalobacter sp. SW132 DNA segment CTATCCGTGAGTCTAACCGCTGCCGCTGATGAACCTGAATCATGGAAAGAGCTACGACAACAGACAAAGGAATTTCTAACTGTAACCGGCTGGCAACCCGCACATATTGAACAGGTCGCCGGAGCACTGCTTTACACTCAGTACAATTTTCTGAAACGCTTTCTAATGAGGATGATCACAAAACGAGCCGGTGGCGATATGGATACTTCAAAAGATTTCGTTTATACCAACTGGGACCAGGTTAAAAGGATCCTGAACACTATTCAGAGCATGTAATACCAATATTATTCATAAGATCATATTCCATTTCAGCCCAGTGGTTAATATCGACTTTAACCCTCACTTACTGATTCGAGATTTTCTTACAGTTGCTTTAAATAAATACCTACAGTTTAATTTTATAAATAAAATATATTTACCCCAGAGAGTTTATTGACAATCTGAATAAAAGAATTTAGAGCACATGTAGATATCGATACTACGGTACTGATATATATTTGCCGGGAAAAACGTCCGCCGGCATTCCTTAGGCTTCATAACTGAACACCCTATGGACTGTGCTCCGGTTCTATTTTATTTATACCGGTAAAGATTTACGACGAATTGGGAGAGGTGATAAATCGAAACCGTGGTTAGGGGTGTTTCGTGATCAAAAACGAAACTGAGATTATACCCTTTGAACTTGATGCCCGGTAATTCGGGACGAAAGGAAAACCACGGCTTCGACCATTTATGCCAATCGATTCGCTATTGATTTATTCACGTCAAATTCTTCAGGATAATCTTCCGGGCTTCTTGCCTTACCGGTTAAAGAGTTGAATAAACTTCACCTTTCTTATCCGATGAACCGCCTCAAAAATATATCGGCTTCCTTACGGGATATCGACAGATTCGAAATCAACGCGTTCAACGCATTTTCGATCATCTCTCTTTGTAGCGGTTCTCTTGTATCAAGATATCCCTGCTCCAACAAATAGTTCTCCAGTTCATCCATTTTATTTGTCCTGAACCCCGAAATCTCACCATTTCTCAGGGCTTCGAGCAATTTTGCCGGGTCACTGTTCAGCTCTTCCAGCTTCTCTGATACCGCATCGATAAAGCTGTCCGATACCGCTCCCGATTCTTCCAGCACCCCCCGGTCAATCGGCCGCGGCCGTCCCTGTCGATAGAGTTTCAGATAACGATCCAGAAGTTCTGCTTTCTCCTCCATTTTCCTGATCTCTTGCTCATCTAACCCTTCAATTATACCGCCCTCTTTCAGGTAGTTTTTAAGGGCTCCCCAATAGTTAATTCCGGATGAAAGCGTGTTATAAAGTAAATCCGGATCGTCCATCAAATACCAGAGATGGAGCTGTTCCGGTTCGTCCGTCAGCGGATTGAAGGGCGGTACATTTAGTTTTTCTCCGTACGCATTGTAACTCAATGAACCTGGCCCGGGTATATCCTGCAGAAGGCTGATTGGCTGCCAGTCGGGTTGAGTGGTTTTATACGTGGCACCGGACCTCTCCCCGGTCAGGTAAAACACCTTGTGGTCATTCATCCCGTTTTGATTCAAATAATTCTCCCACTTAGCCACCTCATCACCCTGGGCAGTAAAATAGAACACCTGTCGCCCGTCACGGCTGATTTCGGTCAGCGCCTCGATGATCGCCTCTGCACGGATGTCATCACTATTGGCCAGCAGTTCATCCGCCAGGATCGGCAGCTTGATAGAAGTCTCCTGCGTCTCCACAAACGCCAGCCTGACCGCCATCAGGAGCTGAATCCGCGTACCGGAGGAGAGTTCATCCAGGCTGCGCCCCTCCTTGTCTACAGTATCATAAGCGCGGAACACCGACTCATCATTCTCCTCAATCCGCAACTCATACCGCCCTTTGGTGATGCGGTTGAACAGCCGGTTCGCCTCCTTAAACACCTTTGGACGATTCTGCTCCCGCATTCGCTCTTTCACCTTGTCCACCAGCAGCCGGCCGGTCAGTTTGGACAGATTCTGCTCGTAGAGGTTCTTCAATCCCTCCACTGCCTCATCCCGTTCCGCAAGTGCTCTTTCGAGCGAATTTCCCGATTTCACGTTCTCCACCCGTGCTTCAATTCGGGCGATCTCCTCCCGCAGATTCTCCACTTTGTCCCCTTCTTCCAGCAATTCTTTTCGATAGGCTTCGGCCTGATCAGCCGTGACCTTCGCCAGCCGATCCTGTTCCTCTTCGTATAGCGAGTGCTCCACGAGTGAACGCAGCTTTTTTTGATACTCCCTCTCCGCAACCTGGTAATCATTCACAATCTCATCGTATTCACCGACCTGATCCACCAGCTTCCGAAGCTGATCTTTCTCACCGGCCGGAATCTCAAACTTGTTATAGATCGCTTTCAAATCCTGCTTCTTCCGGTCGATCAGTTCTTGCTCTGTTTCAATGGCCGTTTTCTGCCGCCCGATCTCTTCGACTGCCCTGCTCCGCTTCTCTTCCTGTTTTTTCAGATTTTTGAAAACCGCATCCGCTTCCGCCGAATCTTCAATCGAAGGGTCTGAATACGGTTTAATCAGGGTCGTCGCCTTCTCTATCTCCTCACCGTATTGATCTCTCTTCTCAGTCCCCGCCTCAACAAGCGCCTTTAGATCTGCATCCGCCGTCTGCCAGTTCTGTACAGCTGTGACATACCACGCAAGCTGACTATACCCAGCTGGCTCCTCAAATGGCAGTTCGGGAATAACTGAGAGACGCTCTTTCAGTTCACCTCCTCTTTTTTCCACAGTTTCCATCCGGCTTTGCAGCTCATTCAGCCTTGACCGGCTGTTCTCCAGCTTCCCGGCGATTCGCTCCTGCCACCGGGCATCCCGCAGTTCCGATATCAGTTCATCCAGCCGCGTTCGGACCTCCTCCGGATTCCATGCCGCAGGCGGATTCAGTCCCGTATTTTGAAAATCTCCGACCCGCACTCGTTCGGTTTGATTATCGCCCTTGTTTCGAAGCTGCATCCATCCGTAAACTGAAAACAGTAAAATCGCAATCAGCCCGACCAATCCAACTTCCGGGATAAAGAACCCGGCCACAGCGGACAGAACCGCCAGAACCACGATCGACAAAATCACCCACGATGGAAACGATCGGCCGGTCGGAACTTCCTTCAGCCAATTGCCCAGCGCCCCGATTCCATCCCGGATCGCTTCAGGATCGTCCAATTCACCGCTCTTCTCCTTCTCAAACTCGCTATTCTCCTGTTCCAGCACCCGCTTATCACTTGCAACCCGGTGAGCTTCCTCAAGAAATCGATCCAGATCACCAACATCCTGCAAGTCCAGTTTCCGCAGCTTTTCAGGATCTGCATCTTCCCCAATTCGTTTCAGTGCTTCCGACCGCTTTTTCTCAAGGGATTTCTGATCCTTTTCCAGACTGGCAATCTCCTTTTCAAGCTCCCCGATTCGCTTGACACGATTCTCCAGTTCATCCAGATCTTTTTCAGACACGCCTGATTCCGGGATGGTCAGTTTACCGAGCCGGTCCCGGCAATCACTGATCACACGATTAGCTGACCGGATTTTTTCCTCTGCATCCGAAATTTCCGATTCAATGCCTTCAACTCTCGACAGCTCTTCGCCGTGTGCATTTTCCAGCACGGACGGGAGTCTCTCTTTTTGATCCCGAAGTTCTTCAAAAGATTGCTCCGCCTTCATCTTCTCAACGGTCAGCTCATAAAATTCAGCCCTTCGAAGAGATTGTTCCGCCTTCTCCCGCTTCAGGTACAGGTCAGTAAGTTTTTCTTCTTCCTCTTTGATCTCTTTTTGTGCCTGCTGGCTCTTTCGCACTGCTTTCTCAGCATCATCAAAACTTTTGAAAACACGAGTATTCTTTGGACTTATATTTGAACTGTACTCCAAATTCTCCGCAGCTTTTTCCGGATCGTATCCCCCCACCGATTCCCGGATAATCTGTTTCGCCAGCTCTTTTCCGTCCGCCGTCAGTAGCTTATGAAGTGCCAGCATATATCGGTTCTGCTCCTCAGCCGCAGGCACCCCGGTAATCTCATCATCTACCCCGTTCCGCTGAACCAGCTTGTGACCAGAATCAACGCGAAGCGTCCAGGGATCGCCATTCATCTCGGCGTGGCCACTTAGTTTAATCCGGCTGGTATCGTTCTGCCAGATCAGCTTTTGGATTGCGTTCGCAGTCGTGCTCTTCCCCGATGCATTCGGACCGGCAATAATGTTGATCCCGTCCGAAAAATCTTCAAAAGGTTTCATCCCTGAAGGGAAACCGGGCATTGTCCCAATCGTAAGGTCTTTGATTCGCAGCGGCTTTTTGGATGAGTTATTCATGGGTTATGCATTTTCCTTTTGTGAAAGAAGTTCTCCCAGGAGCTGACGACTCTCTTTGAGTAAAATATCACGGGCAGATTCATCAGAATCGGGGATCTGTTCATCGAATCGGGAAAGCGGCTGGTAGGTGCCGGAACGGTTTGCACTGCTGATCTGATCCTTCAGATCCATCATCAGTTCCTCTGAAAACTCAGTTGAGTCTCCCGATTCAAGGTCTAAAATCAGTTTTGCGATCATGCCGGGCGGCGTGGGTTGTTTTGCCAGCTCTTCCAGGTTATCAACAACCGGTTCAGCCAGGTTTATCATTTTGCGGACACTCACCACTGTCTCCGCTTCCACCTGCTGCTCCAGCTCATCAGCAAACTGAGACCATTTATCCAGATCGGTCACACTTGGATGCCGGCCGGTCAGCATAATATCACAAATCATGTGTGATACATTCTCAAGCTTCATCACATTTGCCAGAACATAATTTCTCATCTGCTCCAGTACAAGGTTACGGAAATCGGTTTGATGTTCAATGCCGGTCACATCCACCGAAAGCGGCTCGTAACGCACCGGGGAAAGCGGAACCTGTTCAGACCTCACCGTTCTGCCATCGAAAGAAAGCAGGCTGGCACCGTGAATTCCCGGCTCTTTGGCACTCAATGCCTGGGGTGATCCGGGATAGAGAACCAGCGGATCGTGGGCCCGGACAATATCCGGCTTATGGATGTGGCCGATCACCCACGCATGCGGAACTCCGGCCGGGAACCCGGTAAAATCTGTGGGTGCATAATGACTTTTCCGGTCGTACAGATCTCCATGCAGCAGTCCAACGGTGGGAAGATTTGGGTCAAGGTCCAGATTTTGAATCGAGAGCTGCAGCAGCGGATCCTCCATGATATGTTGCTTCGGAAATGACCATCCCAGAACCTGCAGTTTACCCGACCGGGTTTCGATCATTTTGGCTTCCCACTCTCCTTTTTCACCCAGCAGATGAACGTGATTATACTCCCGGTTCCGAATGATATCCGGCAGGACATCAAAATCGTGATTACCCGATACCATCACCACGGAAATTCCTGCATTATCCAGCGTATCAAACCCCTGCTGGAGCGGCCCGATCGCCTCAAAAAACCGGTTATCGCGATCCACCACATCACCAGCCAGCAGCAATGCATCCACCTGCTCCTCGACGGCATATGCCACAATCCGCTCCCACGTAAACTTCACGGAACTTTCACTCAGCGATTTTGACACATTTGACGACTGCTTTCCAAGGTGAAGATCTGCGCTTGCAAGAATTTTCATATCCGGTTTCTGATAAGATGAACGGTTACACACACCCGCCAAGATAATGGTGAGCGGTGACAATATCTGTCACCCCGGGGAAAGTTTTTTAGCAGGGTGCAGGGTGCAGGGTGCAGGGTGCAGGGTGCAGGGTGCAGGGTGCAGGGTGCAGGGTGCAGGGTGCAGGAAACAAGATCGAAAATTGGAAATCGAAAATCAGGGGTATGATCCGGAGCTTTGAAGGAATTACGGATCGTTTTTCAACTAACTGCCCCACTCAACACACCCCTCGGCCTGAAAATCTGCGTGCCGCAGTTTTCAGATCCATTTTCGCTTACGCGGGTAAAAAAAGGAACCCTCTCAAAGAGGGGATTATTAGTGACCTTAGTTTTTATAGGGGCAAAAAAATCTTCTTGAGGCATCTACAAATCCCCTCTTGAGAGGGGACAGATTTTAGAAAGTGAGCGAAGCGAACCTTTCGAAAATCAGGGGTGTGTCCCCGGAGCTTTGAAAGAATCTCAAAACACTTTCCCAGCACCTACCCCATCCACACACCCCTCGCCATCAAAATCGCACTTCGCGCTTTTTGATGTGCATTTCCCCTCTCAAAGAGGGGATTTTAGAGTCCTAATTGTTTTTTCTGCTTGATAACCGTGGCTTCTATAACCCTGAGTACATTGTCAATCTCATTATACACCTCCTCATCCCAGAACCGGATGGTATGGAGTCCAAACGCTTTAAGCTGTTTCTCACGGAGCTCGTCTCTCTCACCTTGTTCATCAAGCAAATGCGTATACCCATCCAGCTCAATCACCAGGTAGAGTTCACTGCAGATGAAATCGACTAAATAGTTACCGACCGGCCGCTGACGATGGAAATCAAAGCCCAACATCTGTTTTCCTTTCAGGTGATTCCAGAGTATAACCTCACTCAATGTGCTGTTATTTCGCAACTCCCTGGCTCGTTGTTTCAATCTTGGGTTATAAGGAATGATAGGTCGTTTCATGTTTTGCTCATTTAATTCATTGTCTATGAGTATGAGCCAATAATCAGTGTTGCCTTACAGTTTTTCCTAAATTAGAAAATAGATGAGGTTAAATTAATCCCCTCTCGAGAGGGGACAGATTTGAGAAAGCCACGCCGACTCCGTGGTCTTTCGAGAATCAGGGGTGTGTCCCGGATCTTTGAATTACGGATCACTTCCCAACATCTCATTACAAAACCCATCCCACCATAAAACTGACTGTAACACGAATAGGTTTATTATAACGAGGGCCTCATCTTGTCACTTTTAATCACTATAATCCTTGATGCCCGGATTGATCTCTCGCTCACAAAATCTCTCAATTCTCTGTTACATTTTTTAAAGATACTTTTTTAATCCCTGCAGAAAATCGCTAAAACCGTGTCTTAAAGGCACAATCTTTAGTTCGTTCAAAAGCGCTTTTCTATAATCAGGCAGTAATTTTTTTATAAAAACTCTATCGCAATCAAATGACATCTTTTGGACGTTTAAGGAGTAGCTACACAAATTTTAGTTTATATAAATTTTATTGTAACGTATTGTTTCTGATCGGGATGAAAATCGGTTTCGATCGATTCTTCATGCTAAAAATAATTTCCGTTTGAAGATCTGTTAACAAAAACAGCTCTTTTTTAATGGCTTGCGGAAACTGTTTACTTAGGTTTTTTTTACCAGTGACGCTTCTCCGATATCTACCATACCAAGCTATATTTAATTTTTTTTAAGCACATATTCTTCTATCGATGACTTTACGTAAAGCTCCAGGAAAACAAGGTCTCTACAATCCCGTACACGAACACGATGCGTGTGGTATGGGATTTGTCGTTAACATGAAAGGCGAAAAGTCTAACAAGATTGTCAGACAAGCCATCACGGTTCTCAGCAATCTTGATCACCGTGGTGCTACCGGCAGTGAGCCGAACAGCGGTGACGGGGCAGGAATTTTACTGCAAATCCCGCACAAGTTCCTCAAACAATCCTGCCAGGGTTTAGGTATTGAACTCCCTGAATCCGGGGATTATGGTGTAGGAATGGTATTTCTGCCGGGTGAACGGGATGATCGTCTCAAATGCGAACGATTGATGGAAAAGATCATCAAAGAGGAAGGTCATGAAATTCTCGGCTGGCGAAAAGTTGCCACCGATAACTCCAAATTGGGGAAATCTGCCCGGGCCAATGAACCCGGCGTGCGTCAGGTTTTCATCAAAAGAGGTGAACAATATACAACGGATCTCGATTTTGAACGCAGCCTGTATATTCTTCGTCGAAGAATTACCAAAGAGATTGACGAAACTGAATATTTCATCAATGAAAAAGAGATTTTTTATATCGCAAGCCTCTCCTCCCGAACGATTATTTATAAAGGGATGCTTACGACCAAGCAGCTCGAGGGATATTACCCTGATCTGCGGGAACCTACCATGGAAACCGCGCTCGCGCTGGTCCACTCCCGGTTTAGTACCAACACGTTTCCAAGCTGGGAACTTGCACACCCCTATCGGTATGTGATTCACAATGGCGAAATTAATACGATGCGCGGTAACCAAAACTGGATGCACGCACGTCAGGCCCGCCTCGAAACCGAACTTTTCGGAGATGAGCTCGAGAAACTCTTCCCCATCGTGCAGGAAGGCGGGAGTGATTCGGAGCGGTTTGATAACTGCCTTGAATTCTTGTACTTAAGCGGCCGGTCCCTCCCCCACGCCATGATGATGATGATCCCCGAACCGTGGGAGAAGCACGAGGATATGGATGACGATCTGAGCGCTTTCTACGAATATCACAGCTGCCTGATGGAGCCGTGGGACGGACCCGCATCCATCGCATTTACGGACGGAAAGGTTGTGGGTGCTACACTCGATCGAAACGGACTGAGGCCATCACGATATTATGTCACCCAGGATGATACCGTTGTTCTTGCATCAGAGGTTGGAGTCCTTAGTTTCCCCCCCGAAGACATTGTGCAAAAAGAGCGGCTTCAGCCCGGACGAATGCTCCTCATCGATACGGAACAGGGACGAATCATTAGTGACGAGGAGATTAAACAGAAGATCGCCACTGAACAACCTTACAGAAAGTGGCTTGATGAAAACCTGGTGAAGTTCGATACCATTGTTAAAGATCCGGATCCAAAAGCGCCGGAAGTGAATCATGAGCAAGTTCTGCACCGGCAAAAAGTTTTCGGCTATACGTACGAAGATCTCAAGATCAATGTGGGTCCGATGGCAGAAAATATGCTGCAGCCGGTCGGTTCGATGGGGAATGACGCCCCGATCGCCGTACTGTCAAACCAGCCTCAGTTGCTCTATAACTACTTTAAACAACTTTTTGCGCAGGTCACGAACCCTCCGATCGACCCGATACGGGAGGAGTTGATTACATCTACTGAAACTCTTTTAGGATCGCAGGGGAATATCTTAAACCCAACTCCACAAAGCTGCCGCCAGATTGAGCTGGAAACTCCGGTGCTGACAAATGAGGAGATCGACACACTCAAAAATATTGATCTGTCAGGGTTTCAAACAACTGTACTGCCAATTCTCTTTAAAGCTGGCAGCGGTGGTAACGGTCTTGAAAAGGCGATGGATAACCTGTTTTCCGCAGCCGATGCAGCCATCGAACAGGGCGCCAATATTCTGATATTGAGTGACCGGGATTTTGATGACAAACAGGTTCCAATTCCCGCTCTTCTTGCCGTTTCCGGGCTTCACCATCACCTGATACGTACCGGCCAGCGCACCGAAATCAGCATTGTACTCGAATCGGGCGAGCCAAGGGAAACCCACCACTTCTGTACCCTGCTCGGATATGGTGTGGATGCGGTGAACCCCTATATGGCATACGAAAGTATTCACGACCTGATCCGGGAAGAACTGCTTGAAGATATTTCGTTTGAGAAAGCCGTGAAGGGGTACAACAAAGCGGTTGTGAAAGGTATTGTGAAGGTGATGTCCAAGATGGGAATCTCAACCATCAAATCGTACCGCGCTGCGCAAATTTTTGAGGCGCTTGGAATCAGCCAGAAAGTGATCGACAAATATTTCACCTGGACCGATTCCAGAATTGAAGGAATCGACCTGGACATTATCGCAAAAGAAGCTCAAATGCGTCACGATCACGCCTATCCGGAAACCCAGGTGAATGGTCAGGTTCTCGATGAAGGCGGCCAGTACAAGTGGCGGAAAAAGGGGGAATATCACATGTATAACCCCGAAACGGTTCATCTTTTGCAGTTTGCCAGCAAAACAAATGATTATCAACTCTACAAAGAGTATGCAAAACGGCTTGATGATCAGTTTGATCCCCCACCTACACTTCGCCACCTGATCGATTTCAATTTTGAACAAGAGCCGATTTCGATCGATGAGGTTGAATCTGTTGAATCAATCTGTAAGCGATTTAAAACCGGGGCGATGTCGTACGGCTCCATCAGCCGGGAAACGCATGAAGCCCTTGCGATTGCGATGAACCGTCTCGGTGGAAAAAGCAATAGTGGTGAGGGTGGCGAAGAGTCAGAACGCTATGTACCTGATACCAATGGCGATTCGCGAAACAGTTCCATCAAACAGGTGGCATCGGGACGATTTGGTGTAACGAGCGAGTACCTGAACAGCGGCACCGAAATCCAGATTAAAATGGCACAGGGAGCCAAGCCGGGCGAAGGCGGGGAACTGCCGGGCCGAAAAGTCTACCCGTGGATAGCGAAGGTCCGATATTCAACTCCGGGGGTTGGTTTGATTTCCCCTCCGCCCCATCATGATATCTACTCCATTGAAGATTTGGCTCAGCTGATTCACGATCTGAAAAACTCTAATCGCAGGGCGCGAATCAACGTGAAACTGGTCTCCTTGGTCGGGGTCGGGACGATCGCAGCCGGGGTTTCCAAAGGCCATGCGGATGTAATTCTGATCAGCGGTCACGATGGCGGTACAGGCGCATCACCCCAAACCAGTATCAAACATGCCGGTTTGCCGTGGGAACTTGGCCTGGCGGAAACGCACCAAACCCTCGTCTTAAATGACCTCCGCAGCCGGGTTACCCTCGAGGCGGATGGCCAGATCAAAACCGGACGTGACATCGTAGTTGCCGCCCTCCTGGGTGCTGAAGAGTATGGATTTGGTACCAGCGCACTGATTACCCTGGGCTGTATTATGATGCGTGTTTGTCATTTAAATACATGCCCGGTTGGTATTGCGACGCAAAATCCTGACTTGCGCCACAAATTTAAAGGAGATCCTCAGTATGTAGTGAATTTCATGAAATTCATCGCGCAGGATGTTCGGGAATATATGGCTAAACTTGGGTTTCGCACGATCGATGAGATGATCGGCCAGTCTGATAAGCTAAAACAGCGGGAAATCACGCACTGGAAAGGAAAACACCTTGATCTCTCGCCGGTTCTGTTCAAACCTGATGCTCCCGAGGGTGTGGGTATCCGGCGTTTGATTGAGCAGGATCACGGGCTGGACAACGCAATGGATATCCAGACACTGATGGACATCTGCGAACCGGCACTCTCTAAAAAGAAACCGGTGCGTGCCCGGCTTCCGATTCAAAACATTAACCGTGTGGCAGGAACCATCATCGGTTGTGAAGTGACAAAACGGTACGGCCCCGCCGGACTTCCGGAAGATACCATCCACCTGAATTTCAATGGATCTGCCGGACAGAGTTTCGGTGCGTTTGTTCCTAAAGGGATGACGCTGGAACTGCAGGGCGATGCAAACGACTATTTCGGAAAAGGACTTTCAGGCGGTAAACTCATTCTATACCCCGATGAGGGTATACGGTTCAAACCGGAAGAGAACATCATTCTTGGGAATGTCTCGTTTTACGGAGCTACCAGCGGTGAAGCCTACATTCGTGGAATGGCCGGTGAACGTTTTTGTGTGAGAAACAGCGGTGTGAACGCCGTGGTTGAAGCCGTGGGTGATCACGCATGCGAATATATGACAGGCGGACGTGTGGTTGTTCTCGGCTCAACAGGACGTAATTTTGCAGCCGGGATGTCCGGCGGTATTGCCTATGTCCTGGATCTGCACGATCGGTTTGAGAAAAACTGCAATAAGGAGATGGTCAGCCTGCAGCGGCTCAGTGACGAAGATGAAATTCAAAACGTGAAAAAGATGATTCTTAATCACGGTGAATATACTGACAGCCACCTGGCCTGGAAAGTATTAGCCAAGTGGGAAATGTTGCAAGATAAATTTGTGAAAGTGATGCCGAAAGATTTTGAACAGATGCAGATCTCGATCGCCAAAGCAAAGAAAAACGGGGCTGATGACGAAAAAGCAGCTATGGATGCATTTCTCGAAAATAAAGCCGTATAAGCAACATGTAATGAGTTTTTTAAAGAGTGTCCCCCATTCCCAACAGGGATTCCTATGAGAAAAGAGGGATTTTTAGCCTGATTTTCAGACACTCATACTTGGAGTATTTAACAACATTATTTTACAGTAACCTTTTAAGCAACTAACATTATGGGTAAACCCACCGGATTCATGGAGTTCGACCGAAAAACAACTCCTTACCGAGAACCTACGGAACGGATAAATGACTGGGAAGAATTAAACCTGAAAATGCCCGAGGAAGATCTCCGTGAACAGGGCGCGCGGTGCATGGATTGTGGTATTCCGTTTTGTCAGACCGGCGGCGATTGGGGAGGAAAATCACTCGGATGCCCCATCTACAATCTAATTCCCGAGTGGAACGACCTTGTCTATCGCGGTAAATGGAAAGAAGCCCTTCAGAGATTACATAAAACCAACAACTTCCCTGAATTTACTGGACGTGCCTGCCCTGCTCCGTGCGAAAGCTCATGTGTTTTAGGGATTACCGATCCACCCGTAGCCATAAAAAGTATTGAACAGGCCATCATCGATCGCGGTTTTGAAGAGGGATGGGTTGTGCCTAATCCGCCGGATCAGAGGACGGGTAAAACCGTAGGAATTGTAGGCTCCGGGCCGGCCGGACTCGCTGCAGCTGCTCAGCTCAATAAAGCGGGTCATAAAGTAACGGTCTATGAGCGTGCCGACAGAATCGGGGGATTGTTGACGTATGGAATCCCGAATATGAAACTCGACAAATCTGTCGTTCAGCGCAGAGTAGATATTCTTAAAGAGGAAGGAATTGAGTTTGTCGTGAATACCGAGATTGGAAAAGATATACCGGCTACAGAACTTCAAATGAAACATGACGCCCTGGTTCTGGCCGGCGGTGCAACAAATCCACGGGATCTACCTATTGAAGGCCGGGAACTAAACGGCATTCATTTTGCCATGGAATTTCTGCACGCTGATACCAAAAGCCTGCTCGATTCCAATCACGAAGATGAAAACTTCATCTCTGCAAAAGATAAGCACGTTATTGTCATCGGAGGCGGAGATACGGGAACCGACTGTGTGAGCACCTCACTCCGTCATGAGTGCAAATCACTTACGCAATTCGAAATCTTACCAAAGCCGCCAAATGAGCGATCC contains these protein-coding regions:
- the gltB gene encoding glutamate synthase large subunit, which translates into the protein MTLRKAPGKQGLYNPVHEHDACGMGFVVNMKGEKSNKIVRQAITVLSNLDHRGATGSEPNSGDGAGILLQIPHKFLKQSCQGLGIELPESGDYGVGMVFLPGERDDRLKCERLMEKIIKEEGHEILGWRKVATDNSKLGKSARANEPGVRQVFIKRGEQYTTDLDFERSLYILRRRITKEIDETEYFINEKEIFYIASLSSRTIIYKGMLTTKQLEGYYPDLREPTMETALALVHSRFSTNTFPSWELAHPYRYVIHNGEINTMRGNQNWMHARQARLETELFGDELEKLFPIVQEGGSDSERFDNCLEFLYLSGRSLPHAMMMMIPEPWEKHEDMDDDLSAFYEYHSCLMEPWDGPASIAFTDGKVVGATLDRNGLRPSRYYVTQDDTVVLASEVGVLSFPPEDIVQKERLQPGRMLLIDTEQGRIISDEEIKQKIATEQPYRKWLDENLVKFDTIVKDPDPKAPEVNHEQVLHRQKVFGYTYEDLKINVGPMAENMLQPVGSMGNDAPIAVLSNQPQLLYNYFKQLFAQVTNPPIDPIREELITSTETLLGSQGNILNPTPQSCRQIELETPVLTNEEIDTLKNIDLSGFQTTVLPILFKAGSGGNGLEKAMDNLFSAADAAIEQGANILILSDRDFDDKQVPIPALLAVSGLHHHLIRTGQRTEISIVLESGEPRETHHFCTLLGYGVDAVNPYMAYESIHDLIREELLEDISFEKAVKGYNKAVVKGIVKVMSKMGISTIKSYRAAQIFEALGISQKVIDKYFTWTDSRIEGIDLDIIAKEAQMRHDHAYPETQVNGQVLDEGGQYKWRKKGEYHMYNPETVHLLQFASKTNDYQLYKEYAKRLDDQFDPPPTLRHLIDFNFEQEPISIDEVESVESICKRFKTGAMSYGSISRETHEALAIAMNRLGGKSNSGEGGEESERYVPDTNGDSRNSSIKQVASGRFGVTSEYLNSGTEIQIKMAQGAKPGEGGELPGRKVYPWIAKVRYSTPGVGLISPPPHHDIYSIEDLAQLIHDLKNSNRRARINVKLVSLVGVGTIAAGVSKGHADVILISGHDGGTGASPQTSIKHAGLPWELGLAETHQTLVLNDLRSRVTLEADGQIKTGRDIVVAALLGAEEYGFGTSALITLGCIMMRVCHLNTCPVGIATQNPDLRHKFKGDPQYVVNFMKFIAQDVREYMAKLGFRTIDEMIGQSDKLKQREITHWKGKHLDLSPVLFKPDAPEGVGIRRLIEQDHGLDNAMDIQTLMDICEPALSKKKPVRARLPIQNINRVAGTIIGCEVTKRYGPAGLPEDTIHLNFNGSAGQSFGAFVPKGMTLELQGDANDYFGKGLSGGKLILYPDEGIRFKPEENIILGNVSFYGATSGEAYIRGMAGERFCVRNSGVNAVVEAVGDHACEYMTGGRVVVLGSTGRNFAAGMSGGIAYVLDLHDRFEKNCNKEMVSLQRLSDEDEIQNVKKMILNHGEYTDSHLAWKVLAKWEMLQDKFVKVMPKDFEQMQISIAKAKKNGADDEKAAMDAFLENKAV
- a CDS encoding glutamate synthase subunit beta — encoded protein: MGKPTGFMEFDRKTTPYREPTERINDWEELNLKMPEEDLREQGARCMDCGIPFCQTGGDWGGKSLGCPIYNLIPEWNDLVYRGKWKEALQRLHKTNNFPEFTGRACPAPCESSCVLGITDPPVAIKSIEQAIIDRGFEEGWVVPNPPDQRTGKTVGIVGSGPAGLAAAAQLNKAGHKVTVYERADRIGGLLTYGIPNMKLDKSVVQRRVDILKEEGIEFVVNTEIGKDIPATELQMKHDALVLAGGATNPRDLPIEGRELNGIHFAMEFLHADTKSLLDSNHEDENFISAKDKHVIVIGGGDTGTDCVSTSLRHECKSLTQFEILPKPPNERSEGNPWPEWPNVYKLDYGQEEARKKYGDDPREYEVMTKKFVEDGNGNVKELHTVQVKWETGNNGRMKPVEVEGSHKVWKADLVLLAMGFLGPENPVLEQLKVERDDRSNAKAEHGAYDTNVEGVFAAGDMRRGQSLIVWAINEGRGAARECDRWLMGSTELP